In Salmonella enterica subsp. enterica serovar Typhimurium str. LT2, a single window of DNA contains:
- a CDS encoding putative dehydrogenase protein → MQRLTVYSHPLRIIWQEAPIGRLLQGATPVYAKTLISRLFTLCAQAHSAAAALLLFPEKKPDMQAAQQELARETLRRALTDWLPLFSHRQATAEEWALLRRGELSPLASTIFFDDDPQTWLAAGVKGWEAWFLQERSETARWLAAVQNIITPTLPMASSPDHTLITHGPLDVSPLAIEYPLLSACCLSGKTTALRLLARCITLARSLSALPTLRWNRFDDGEWKIAVVETARGWLVHQARLTTSGNILDYRIISPTTRHAQPDGVIARELATIPLSLWSQQLQVIDPCVAVNIVE, encoded by the coding sequence GTGCAAAGATTGACCGTCTATTCTCACCCGCTACGGATTATCTGGCAGGAGGCGCCGATCGGTCGTTTGTTACAGGGCGCAACGCCGGTATACGCAAAAACGCTTATTTCACGTTTGTTTACGTTGTGCGCTCAGGCGCACAGCGCGGCGGCGGCTTTACTGTTGTTTCCTGAAAAGAAGCCAGATATGCAGGCCGCACAACAAGAGCTGGCGCGAGAAACGCTCCGTCGCGCGTTGACAGACTGGCTCCCCCTGTTTAGCCACCGACAGGCAACCGCTGAAGAATGGGCGTTGTTACGTCGCGGAGAGTTATCCCCGCTGGCAAGCACAATCTTTTTTGACGATGATCCTCAGACCTGGCTTGCCGCTGGCGTAAAGGGCTGGGAAGCCTGGTTTTTGCAAGAGCGTTCTGAAACCGCCCGCTGGCTGGCGGCAGTACAGAATATCATTACACCTACACTACCGATGGCATCGTCCCCGGACCATACGTTAATAACCCATGGTCCCCTGGATGTCTCGCCTCTGGCTATCGAATATCCGCTGCTGTCAGCCTGTTGTCTTAGCGGTAAAACGACTGCGCTACGTCTGCTGGCCCGCTGCATTACGCTCGCCCGAAGTTTGAGCGCCCTTCCCACCCTGCGCTGGAATCGTTTTGATGATGGCGAATGGAAAATAGCGGTAGTGGAAACCGCGCGAGGATGGTTAGTTCATCAGGCCAGACTGACGACGTCAGGCAATATTCTTGATTACCGTATTATCTCGCCTACCACACGTCACGCCCAACCTGACGGCGTCATTGCTCGCGAACTGGCCACTATTCCACTCTCATTGTGGTCGCAACAGTTACAGGTAATTGATCCTTGTGTCGCCGTAAATATTGTTGAATGA
- a CDS encoding putative hydrogenase maturation protease (similar to E. coli processing of HyaA and HyaB proteins (AAC74060.1); Blastp hit to AAC74060.1 (195 aa), 53% identity in aa 6 - 183), which yields MAEVTILGLGNLLWADEGFGVRAAEKLFEQYADNEKVDVVDGGTQGLALLPWLQQTEKLLIMDAIDFGMAPGSLAMFRDEQVPAYLTAKKLSLHQTSFSEVLALLQLTGGQLSEIVLIGVQPECLDDYGGSLTPQVKAQLMPAVYLAQEVLAQWGITASSAALPTERLNHYSLCMERYEDERPDAQSACRVGDIRVLQREKS from the coding sequence ATGGCAGAAGTAACAATCTTAGGGCTTGGCAACCTGCTTTGGGCAGATGAAGGGTTCGGCGTCAGAGCGGCGGAAAAGCTGTTTGAACAGTATGCCGATAACGAGAAAGTTGACGTTGTTGATGGCGGTACGCAGGGGCTGGCGCTGCTGCCCTGGCTGCAACAGACCGAAAAACTGTTAATCATGGATGCTATCGATTTTGGTATGGCGCCAGGTTCGCTGGCGATGTTTCGTGATGAACAGGTTCCCGCCTATCTGACGGCGAAAAAACTCAGTTTACATCAGACCAGTTTTTCTGAAGTGCTGGCATTGCTGCAATTAACCGGCGGCCAGTTATCGGAGATTGTGCTGATTGGCGTGCAGCCGGAATGTCTGGATGACTATGGCGGGAGTCTTACGCCGCAGGTAAAGGCGCAACTGATGCCTGCGGTCTATCTCGCGCAGGAAGTGCTGGCGCAATGGGGTATCACCGCCTCTTCAGCGGCCTTGCCCACTGAAAGACTCAATCATTACAGCCTGTGTATGGAACGCTACGAAGATGAACGCCCAGATGCGCAAAGCGCTTGCCGGGTCGGCGATATTCGGGTGCTACAGAGAGAGAAATCATAA
- a CDS encoding putative hydrogenase-1 large subunit (similar to E. coli hydrogenase-1 large subunit (AAC74058.1); Blastp hit to AAC74058.1 (597 aa), 66% identity in aa 1 - 597), with protein MAYPYQTQGFTLDNSGRRIVVDPVTRIEGHMRCEVNIDSNNVITNAVSTGTMWRGLEVILKGRDPRDAWAFVERICGVCTGTHALTSIRAVENALGIAIPDNANCIRNMMQATLHVHDHLVHFYHLHALDWVDVVAALKADPHQTSAIAQSLSAWPLSSPGYFRDLQNRLKRFIESGQLGPFRNGYWGHPAMKLPPEANLLAVAHYLEALDFQKEIVKIHTVFGGKNPHPNWLVGGVPCAINLDETGAVGAVNMERLNLVSSIIQKARQFCEQVYLPDVLLIASYYKDWAKIGGGLSSMNLLAYGEFPDNPNDYSASNLLLPRGAIINGRFDEIHPVDLTAPDEIQEFVTHSWYTYGNGNNDKGLHPWDGLTEPQLVMGEHYKGTKTFIEQVDESAKYSWIKSPRWKGHAMEVGPLARYLIGYHQNKPEFKEPVDQLLSVLKLPKEALFSTLGRTAARALESVWAGNTLQYFFDRLMRNLKSGDTATANVTLWEPDTWPTSAKGVGFSEAPRGALGHWIKIANQKIDSYQCVVPTTWNAGPRDDKGQIGAYEAALMGTKLAVPDQPLEILRTLHSFDPCLACSTHVIDNHGGELVRVQVR; from the coding sequence ATGGCATATCCTTATCAGACTCAGGGTTTTACGCTGGACAATAGCGGACGGCGAATTGTGGTCGATCCGGTTACTCGCATCGAAGGGCATATGCGCTGCGAAGTGAATATCGACAGTAATAATGTCATTACTAACGCCGTGTCGACCGGCACCATGTGGCGCGGCCTGGAGGTTATCCTGAAAGGTCGCGATCCGCGAGACGCCTGGGCATTCGTTGAACGCATTTGCGGCGTCTGCACCGGTACACACGCTCTGACCTCAATCCGTGCCGTAGAAAATGCGCTGGGAATCGCGATTCCGGACAACGCAAACTGTATCCGTAATATGATGCAGGCTACGCTACACGTTCACGATCACCTGGTGCATTTTTATCATCTGCACGCGCTGGACTGGGTTGATGTGGTTGCCGCCCTGAAAGCCGACCCGCATCAGACCTCCGCCATCGCGCAAAGCCTTTCCGCATGGCCGCTATCCTCGCCGGGATATTTCCGCGATTTGCAAAATCGACTGAAGCGGTTTATCGAGTCCGGTCAACTTGGCCCTTTCCGTAATGGCTACTGGGGACATCCGGCGATGAAACTTCCGCCGGAAGCCAATTTGCTGGCGGTCGCCCACTATCTTGAAGCGCTCGATTTTCAAAAAGAGATCGTAAAAATTCACACCGTTTTCGGTGGTAAAAACCCGCATCCTAACTGGCTGGTGGGCGGCGTTCCTTGCGCCATCAACCTTGACGAAACGGGCGCGGTCGGCGCAGTGAATATGGAACGCCTGAACCTTGTCAGTTCCATCATCCAAAAAGCTCGCCAGTTCTGCGAACAGGTTTATCTTCCGGACGTCTTGCTGATTGCCAGTTATTACAAAGACTGGGCAAAAATCGGCGGCGGGTTATCGAGCATGAACCTGCTGGCTTATGGCGAGTTTCCGGATAACCCTAACGATTATTCCGCCAGTAATCTTCTGCTTCCGCGTGGGGCTATCATTAACGGTCGTTTCGACGAAATTCATCCTGTCGATTTAACCGCCCCCGATGAGATTCAGGAGTTTGTCACTCACTCCTGGTATACCTATGGTAACGGCAATAACGATAAGGGCCTGCATCCGTGGGATGGTCTGACCGAACCGCAACTGGTCATGGGCGAACACTATAAAGGCACAAAAACCTTTATCGAACAGGTGGATGAGTCCGCTAAATATTCATGGATTAAATCGCCGCGCTGGAAGGGACATGCGATGGAGGTAGGTCCGCTGGCGCGTTATCTGATTGGATATCATCAAAATAAACCGGAATTTAAAGAACCCGTGGATCAACTGCTGAGTGTATTAAAGCTGCCTAAAGAAGCGCTCTTTTCTACATTAGGACGTACTGCCGCGCGTGCGCTGGAATCCGTATGGGCAGGCAATACGCTGCAATATTTCTTCGATCGTCTGATGCGTAACCTCAAGTCCGGCGATACGGCGACGGCAAACGTCACGCTCTGGGAACCCGATACCTGGCCTACATCGGCAAAAGGCGTTGGTTTCAGCGAGGCGCCGCGCGGCGCGCTGGGGCACTGGATAAAAATTGCAAATCAGAAAATCGACAGCTATCAGTGTGTGGTACCGACAACCTGGAATGCCGGGCCACGTGACGATAAAGGTCAAATTGGCGCGTACGAAGCGGCGTTAATGGGGACTAAACTCGCCGTTCCCGATCAACCATTGGAGATTTTACGTACTCTGCACAGCTTCGATCCCTGCCTGGCCTGCTCCACCCATGTTATTGATAATCATGGAGGGGAGCTGGTCAGGGTTCAGGTACGATGA
- a CDS encoding putative hydrogenase (similar to E. coli processing of HyaA and HyaB proteins (AAC74061.1); Blastp hit to AAC74061.1 (132 aa), 36% identity in aa 17 - 115) codes for MTISPQNPVCPLADKGFLVTDAQTLPSLINAHPTLLVLLQSDPNKHPEVADSWVIIPEILKQFPATSYTAAFADSEQSELIAREYRILKYPALLFFRQHRFVGSLAGLYSWQEYSQRVAALLTTPGYRQDIPVITQ; via the coding sequence ATGACTATCTCACCCCAAAATCCTGTTTGTCCACTGGCGGATAAAGGCTTTCTGGTTACCGATGCGCAAACGCTCCCGTCGTTGATTAATGCGCATCCGACTCTGCTGGTTTTGCTGCAAAGCGACCCCAACAAACATCCGGAAGTCGCCGACAGTTGGGTCATCATCCCGGAGATCCTCAAGCAATTTCCGGCGACGTCTTATACCGCGGCATTTGCGGATAGCGAACAGAGTGAACTGATCGCCCGGGAGTATCGCATTCTGAAATATCCGGCGCTGCTTTTCTTTCGCCAGCACCGTTTTGTCGGCAGTCTGGCGGGATTATATAGCTGGCAAGAATACTCTCAGCGGGTGGCCGCATTGCTGACCACACCGGGCTATCGTCAGGATATTCCCGTTATCACGCAATAG
- a CDS encoding putative hydrolase codes for MMKKSKAMLFIAPALFSYALAAQACTTLAIQDKQGDIFHGRTLEYMQDLPSWLTYYPAGTQFDKKTPDGSQGISYQAKYPILAITSTITDGDSRDILEGMNSAGLSFSENMIMNAQLPPLPASEYKQAIPVTSLGEWALARFATVGEVKQAIKEGKFWSPELHRFGDLKSPFHYAFYDKKGGSIVVEVENGKFHVYDNPTRVMTNGPAFPWHLTNLNNYTQLTNVDRSSGTLGGIKVMQPDSGIAIADLPSSDTSVSRFIRGVYYTTYAPQATSAHDAMNTLAHIMSRFDRPKNITVDYMGSEGEGNATRKPVSEYTVWTTLSDLMHGEMMVRGYNDINYKTWSLSQFKNATAPVFEKINVKG; via the coding sequence ATGATGAAAAAAAGTAAAGCAATGTTATTTATCGCTCCGGCGCTGTTTTCATACGCCCTGGCGGCACAGGCCTGCACGACCCTTGCTATTCAGGATAAACAAGGCGATATTTTTCATGGGCGTACGCTGGAATATATGCAGGATTTACCCTCATGGTTAACGTATTACCCGGCGGGAACACAGTTTGATAAAAAAACGCCGGATGGCAGCCAGGGGATAAGCTATCAGGCGAAGTATCCGATACTGGCCATTACTTCCACCATTACTGATGGCGATAGCAGAGACATACTTGAAGGCATGAATAGCGCGGGATTGTCATTTAGTGAAAACATGATCATGAATGCGCAGTTGCCGCCATTGCCCGCGAGTGAATATAAACAGGCAATTCCTGTCACCTCGTTGGGAGAATGGGCGCTGGCCCGTTTTGCTACTGTCGGCGAGGTAAAACAGGCAATAAAAGAGGGCAAATTCTGGTCACCAGAACTGCATCGGTTTGGCGATCTGAAATCGCCATTTCATTACGCGTTTTACGACAAGAAAGGAGGAAGCATTGTCGTTGAAGTGGAAAATGGTAAATTCCATGTCTATGACAATCCCACTCGCGTGATGACAAATGGTCCCGCATTCCCCTGGCATCTGACAAATCTGAATAATTATACGCAATTAACCAATGTGGACCGCTCTTCAGGCACACTGGGCGGGATAAAAGTGATGCAGCCTGATAGCGGGATTGCTATTGCAGACTTGCCATCGTCCGATACGTCGGTTTCCCGTTTTATACGCGGCGTTTATTACACCACATATGCGCCGCAAGCGACATCCGCCCACGATGCAATGAATACGCTTGCGCATATTATGAGCCGTTTCGATCGTCCGAAAAATATTACGGTTGATTATATGGGGAGTGAAGGGGAAGGCAACGCCACCCGCAAACCGGTCTCAGAATATACGGTCTGGACAACGCTGTCTGACTTAATGCACGGTGAGATGATGGTGCGCGGCTACAATGATATCAACTATAAAACCTGGTCTCTTTCTCAGTTTAAGAACGCGACAGCGCCCGTGTTCGAGAAAATCAACGTCAAAGGATAA
- a CDS encoding putative hydrogenase-1 small subunit (similar to E. coli hydrogenase-1 small subunit (AAC74057.1); Blastp hit to AAC74057.1 (372 aa), 72% identity in aa 1 - 371), whose protein sequence is MQTQDTFYQVMRRHGVTRRSFLKFCSLTATSLGLSSSMIPQIAYALENKPRTPVIWLHGLECTCCTESFIRSAHPLAKDAILSLISLDYDDTIMAAAGQQAEQALADVMREYKGNYIVAVEGNAPLNEDGMFCILAGEPFLEKLKRVSADAKAIIAWGSCASWGCVQAARPNPTKATPVHKLITDKPIIKVPGCPPIPEVMSAVITYMLAFDRIPPLDRLGRPKMFYGQRIHDKCYRRAHFDAGQFVEAWDDEGARKGYCLYKMGCKGPTTYNACSTVRWNDGVSFPIQSGHGCLGCSEDGFWDYGSFYSRATGIPQTGIEATADKIGLGVAGVAGAAAIAHATVSAIKHARNKNNTSSENAPEEKK, encoded by the coding sequence ATGCAAACACAAGATACATTTTATCAAGTTATGCGTAGACACGGCGTGACAAGGCGTAGCTTCCTCAAGTTTTGCAGCCTTACCGCAACGTCTTTAGGCCTGAGCAGTTCGATGATTCCTCAAATAGCTTATGCCCTGGAGAATAAACCGCGTACGCCAGTGATATGGCTGCATGGTCTTGAATGTACCTGCTGTACCGAATCTTTCATTCGCTCTGCGCACCCGTTGGCAAAAGATGCCATTTTGTCGCTCATTTCCCTGGATTATGACGACACCATTATGGCCGCCGCAGGGCAACAAGCTGAGCAGGCGTTGGCGGATGTGATGCGTGAGTACAAAGGAAATTATATCGTTGCTGTGGAAGGTAACGCGCCGCTGAATGAAGATGGGATGTTTTGCATACTGGCTGGCGAGCCGTTCCTGGAGAAGTTAAAACGCGTCAGCGCGGATGCTAAAGCGATTATCGCCTGGGGGTCCTGCGCATCATGGGGCTGCGTGCAGGCAGCCCGTCCCAACCCAACTAAAGCCACGCCGGTTCACAAGTTAATTACCGATAAACCCATTATTAAAGTGCCAGGCTGCCCGCCTATACCTGAAGTGATGTCCGCCGTTATCACCTATATGCTGGCATTTGATCGCATCCCTCCCCTTGATCGTCTTGGACGACCAAAAATGTTTTATGGCCAGCGAATTCATGACAAATGTTACCGACGCGCGCATTTCGATGCCGGTCAGTTTGTGGAAGCGTGGGATGACGAAGGCGCCAGAAAAGGGTATTGCCTGTACAAGATGGGCTGTAAAGGCCCGACCACCTATAACGCCTGTTCAACCGTTCGCTGGAATGATGGCGTGTCTTTTCCTATCCAGTCGGGTCATGGATGCCTCGGATGTTCGGAAGATGGATTCTGGGATTACGGTTCTTTTTACAGCCGGGCAACGGGCATTCCGCAAACCGGCATTGAGGCTACCGCCGATAAAATCGGACTGGGCGTTGCTGGCGTCGCGGGCGCTGCCGCCATCGCTCACGCCACGGTGAGCGCCATAAAACATGCCCGCAATAAAAACAACACGTCATCAGAAAACGCTCCGGAAGAGAAAAAATAA
- a CDS encoding putative Ni/Fe-hydrogenase 1 b-type cytochrome subunit (similar to E. coli probable Ni/Fe-hydrogenase 1 b-type cytochrome subunit (AAC74059.1); Blastp hit to AAC74059.1 (235 aa), 54% identity in aa 1 - 222): MLLIIMEGSWSGFRYDDDDSEVSMHLKEITSQGYYIYEAPVRLWHWITALSIVVLAVTGYFIGRPLPSIQGEATFMFWMGWIRLIHFTTAYIFTVALLFRIYWACVGNEYAREMFLVPFWRRAWRKGVISEIRWYFFLEKEAHRYYGHNPVAGLAVMFYFWMSVLMVCSGFALYGEGLGTDSWAYQWFGWMIRLTGNDSLALHFWHRLGMWFIIAFVIAHVYTAIREDIMSRQSVISVMISGWRWFR; this comes from the coding sequence ATGTTATTGATAATCATGGAGGGGAGCTGGTCAGGGTTCAGGTACGATGACGACGATTCGGAGGTCTCAATGCATCTCAAAGAAATAACCAGCCAGGGGTACTATATCTATGAAGCGCCGGTCCGTTTATGGCACTGGATCACGGCGTTATCCATTGTCGTCCTGGCTGTTACAGGATATTTCATTGGCCGCCCCCTGCCATCGATTCAAGGTGAAGCGACCTTTATGTTTTGGATGGGCTGGATACGACTGATCCATTTTACCACGGCGTATATTTTTACTGTCGCGCTGCTGTTTCGTATTTACTGGGCATGTGTCGGCAATGAGTACGCCAGGGAGATGTTTCTGGTTCCGTTCTGGCGCCGCGCCTGGCGCAAAGGCGTTATCAGCGAAATCCGCTGGTATTTTTTCCTCGAAAAAGAGGCCCATCGTTACTATGGACATAATCCGGTAGCGGGACTGGCGGTAATGTTCTATTTCTGGATGTCCGTACTGATGGTGTGTAGCGGCTTTGCGCTCTATGGCGAAGGACTTGGAACAGACAGTTGGGCGTATCAATGGTTTGGCTGGATGATTCGCCTGACTGGCAACGATAGCCTCGCGCTGCATTTCTGGCACCGGCTGGGCATGTGGTTCATTATCGCCTTCGTCATTGCGCATGTTTATACCGCTATCCGCGAAGACATTATGAGCCGACAAAGCGTGATTTCCGTCATGATAAGCGGCTGGCGCTGGTTCAGGTGA
- a CDS encoding putative hydrogenase (similar to E. coli may modulate levels of hydrogenease-2 (AAC76027.1); Blastp hit to AAC76027.1 (113 aa), 38% identity in aa 1 - 113), whose translation MHELALAQNIIELLEEQAVNHQFSKVKQVWLEIGVMACVEVPALHFGLDVAARHTLADNARFHITIAPAQGWCLSCNQPFTSQTSTLCCPLCHSGKVQIDDSSRMRIREIEVE comes from the coding sequence ATGCATGAATTAGCCCTGGCGCAAAATATTATCGAATTGCTGGAGGAACAGGCAGTAAATCACCAGTTCAGCAAGGTAAAGCAAGTCTGGCTGGAGATTGGCGTTATGGCCTGTGTTGAGGTGCCGGCGCTGCATTTTGGCCTGGACGTCGCCGCTCGTCATACCCTTGCTGACAATGCGCGTTTCCACATTACTATCGCACCGGCGCAAGGTTGGTGTCTGTCCTGTAATCAACCCTTCACCTCTCAAACATCCACACTCTGTTGTCCCCTTTGTCATTCAGGCAAAGTGCAGATAGATGACAGTAGCAGAATGCGCATTCGCGAGATCGAAGTCGAATAG
- a CDS encoding putative hydrogenase protein — protein sequence MCIGVPVQVISPGQWFAKCRDRHGELIDVDIRLVAPPLAGAWLLTFGGAARREMDEAEAAEVLAALDSLEQAMLTQSDPLTGFADLLSRTPELPEHLKK from the coding sequence ATGTGTATTGGCGTTCCTGTGCAGGTTATTTCACCCGGTCAGTGGTTCGCCAAATGCCGCGACCGACACGGCGAGCTTATCGACGTTGATATTCGGCTTGTGGCTCCCCCCTTAGCAGGCGCATGGCTGCTGACATTTGGCGGCGCAGCACGACGAGAAATGGACGAAGCGGAAGCCGCTGAGGTACTGGCGGCGCTGGACTCACTGGAACAGGCCATGCTCACGCAAAGCGATCCGCTGACCGGTTTTGCCGATTTATTGTCTCGCACGCCTGAATTACCGGAGCATTTAAAAAAATGA
- a CDS encoding putative gntR family regulatory protein (similar to E. coli regulator for uxu operon (AAC77280.1); Blastp hit to AAC77280.1 (257 aa), 31% identity in aa 8 - 229), producing the protein METTGGCFSLSCTVINYHDHQRQDGMLNPFKIPWIWIGGRMVIPEVRQERLYQKIANLIIKLINDNIFPPGTFLPPERELAKQLGVSRASLREALIVLEISGWIVIQSGNGVIVSDKKHLASDYTIEEILSTRELVDSHCARLAAQNDNVDVINQIEAIYHRMDQAINDNNVHGFYSLDKEFHLAISEASRNRVLFDMSRMLWEQRINIPYAGLDEQSGDRNVLLNLNKQHKAIVDAMRQSDADSAYEGSLEHLRYVRKIVGG; encoded by the coding sequence ATGGAGACTACCGGCGGTTGCTTCTCTTTATCATGCACGGTAATTAATTATCACGATCACCAGCGCCAGGATGGTATGCTAAATCCATTCAAAATCCCCTGGATATGGATTGGAGGGCGCATGGTTATACCTGAGGTCAGGCAGGAGAGGCTCTATCAGAAGATAGCCAACCTCATCATTAAGCTGATCAATGATAATATTTTTCCACCGGGAACTTTTTTACCGCCAGAACGCGAACTGGCAAAACAGCTTGGCGTGAGCCGCGCCTCCTTGCGAGAAGCCCTTATTGTACTGGAGATCTCGGGATGGATCGTGATTCAGTCCGGTAATGGGGTTATCGTTTCAGATAAAAAACACCTTGCCAGCGACTATACCATCGAAGAAATTCTCTCTACTCGCGAGCTGGTCGATAGCCATTGTGCGCGCTTAGCCGCACAAAACGATAACGTTGACGTCATCAACCAAATAGAGGCGATTTATCATCGTATGGATCAAGCCATTAACGATAATAACGTCCACGGCTTTTACTCGCTGGATAAAGAGTTTCACCTTGCGATCTCTGAGGCCAGCCGTAACCGGGTGTTGTTCGATATGTCCCGTATGTTATGGGAACAACGGATTAATATCCCTTATGCTGGGCTCGACGAGCAGTCTGGAGACAGAAATGTTTTACTTAATCTCAACAAACAACATAAAGCGATAGTGGATGCGATGCGACAGTCTGATGCTGACAGCGCCTATGAGGGATCGCTGGAACATTTACGCTATGTGAGAAAGATTGTCGGCGGCTAA
- a CDS encoding putative hydrogenase (similar to E. coli nickel incorporation into hydrogenase-1 proteins (AAC74062.1); Blastp hit to AAC74062.1 (285 aa), 32% identity in aa 7 - 281): MNHSRTIPVVNIAGPGSQPEEEDFNFLPIPAGINLPLTPVLPEQALPAELRVARHILTTLIRDMDNPVATLPFPLSYKLNATEQQNSGLLDQLLGEGEISARVLLSDGKEQRIQETVFTGVWRVREYNADQQRVADEIIIGPIPESIWQTHPQPPITPELPPQPAGLMNGAFIAHEIAERVKQPVKEPHIINLTLLPVNDADREYLDHFLGEGCSAIFSRGYGKCRIVSTHFPGVWRVNYFNDMNTLLQDMIEIADIPDIAVAGIDDIEDAYAGLKNTLEWLKEYPVTENEPVVRMECKVCWWVYDPALGDDVWQIPPGVPFNQLPDYWCCPVCETSKSGFMVIDEGNSSCKD, translated from the coding sequence GTGAATCATTCCAGAACTATTCCAGTCGTTAATATTGCCGGACCAGGATCGCAGCCAGAAGAGGAAGACTTTAACTTTCTTCCCATCCCCGCCGGCATTAATCTCCCGCTGACGCCGGTTTTACCGGAACAGGCGCTGCCCGCTGAGCTCCGTGTTGCCAGACACATCCTGACTACGCTTATTCGCGATATGGATAACCCGGTGGCAACGCTCCCCTTTCCCCTGAGCTATAAGCTGAATGCCACTGAGCAACAGAATAGCGGTTTATTGGATCAACTGCTCGGCGAAGGTGAAATCTCCGCCCGGGTACTATTATCCGATGGAAAAGAACAGCGTATTCAGGAGACGGTTTTTACGGGCGTCTGGCGTGTGCGTGAATATAACGCTGACCAGCAACGGGTTGCCGATGAAATTATCATTGGCCCGATCCCAGAGAGCATCTGGCAGACGCATCCGCAGCCGCCGATTACGCCAGAATTGCCGCCACAACCGGCGGGATTGATGAATGGCGCCTTTATCGCGCATGAAATAGCCGAGCGCGTAAAACAGCCGGTAAAAGAGCCACATATCATTAACTTAACGCTGTTGCCAGTAAACGATGCCGATCGCGAGTATCTGGATCATTTTTTAGGCGAAGGCTGTAGCGCTATTTTTTCACGCGGATATGGTAAATGCCGGATTGTAAGCACGCATTTTCCCGGCGTATGGCGGGTCAACTATTTCAATGATATGAATACATTACTGCAAGATATGATTGAGATAGCGGACATTCCTGATATCGCCGTTGCAGGCATCGACGATATTGAAGATGCCTACGCGGGGCTAAAAAATACGTTGGAATGGTTGAAAGAATACCCGGTCACAGAAAATGAGCCAGTGGTGCGCATGGAGTGCAAAGTATGTTGGTGGGTTTACGACCCTGCGCTGGGCGATGATGTATGGCAAATTCCACCCGGCGTGCCCTTCAACCAGTTACCTGATTACTGGTGCTGTCCGGTTTGCGAAACCAGTAAGTCCGGGTTTATGGTGATCGATGAAGGTAATAGTTCGTGCAAAGATTGA